Genomic DNA from Cetobacterium somerae ATCC BAA-474:
TTGAACGTAGAAGAATGTCTGTTATAGTTGAAGATAGTGATGAGAATAGAACTATGATTACTAAAGGTGCCATTGAAGAGATGCTATATATCTCAAATTTTGTAGAGATTGATGGTCAGGTGTTTGAAATAAAAGATGAGATTGAAGAAAAAATCAAAAATCTTGTTTCCAATTTAAATGAGGATGGAATGAGAGTTATTGGTATTGGTAAAAAAACACTTCCCAAAGATAGGGATCTTAACTTTAGCAATAAAGATGAGGAGTCTTTAACTTTTGTTGGAATGCTAGGATTTTTAGATCCACCTAAAGAGGGTGTAGGAGATACTTTAAAATCTTTATATCAGTACGGAGTAGATGTTAAAATTTTAACTGGAGATAATGAACTAGTTACTCAAAAAATATGTAAAGATATTGGAATTGAAGTTACAGGAGCTATTGATGGAAGTTACATGGAAGCTATTGATGATTTAGAGTTAAAAAAACTTTTAAAAGATACAACTATATTTTGTAAGCTTTCACCACTTGATAAAGCTAGAGTTGTTAGACTTTTAAAAGAGATGGGAAATACCGTTGGTTATATGGGTGACGGAATAAACGATGCCCCTGCTCTTCGACAATGTGATGTTGGAATTTCAGTTGAAAATGGTATGGATATCGCTAAAGAGTCAGCTCAGATAATACTTTTAGAAAAGGAACTTTCAGTTCTTTTAGAGGGTGTTATAATTGGTCGAAAAATATTTACTAATATGATTAAATATCTAAAGATGACAGCATCTTCAAATTTTGGAAATGTATTTAGTGTTGTTTTAGCCAGTGCTTTTTTACCATTTTTACCAATGCTTCCTATACAGATACTTTTTCAAAACCTACTTTATGATATCTCTCAGATCTCTATCCCTTGGGATAATGTTGATACAGAGGATATTTTAAAACCTAAAAATTGGAGTGCTGAAAGTGTTGGAAAATTTATGGTTTATATAGGACCCTTAAGTTCTATTTTTGATATTATTACATTTTTGATTATGTTTTATATATTTAAGGCTAATTCACCTGCCACACAAGCTCTTTTTCATACTGGTTGGTTTATAGAGAGTATTTTATCTCAAACTCTTATAATTCATCTTATTAGAACTAGAAAAATACCTTTTATTGAATCTAATGCCAATATAAAAGTTATTCTTTTAACTTCTGCTATTATGATTTTTGCTTTATTTGTTCCATATTCTAAAATTAACGGAACTTTAGGATTCGTACCAATGCCTATTTCTTACTTTATTTGGGTTGTTTTAATACTTACTGGATATTTTTTTACTATAATT
This window encodes:
- the mgtA gene encoding magnesium-translocating P-type ATPase, which gives rise to MYENFDNSENSINGTLKLFSEADIKTVFMTLETSLGGIKNEEAISRLEKFGLNEISKEKVKPWYIQLLLAFLNPFNFILGTLAFVSLFTDVIFVKETERSWISIILIITMILISSLIKFIQEYRSSKTAEKLKNLIVTKVTVVRDNLPMEIDIKTLVPGDIVKLTAGDIVPGDIRIVSSKDLFISQSVLTGESNPVEKYSNLLVKAGAISDLSNIVLMGTNVLSGAATGIVLGTGKHTFLNTISESLKSTKVETSFEKGIDDVSRLLIKFMIFMVPIVFLINGYLKDAWFESLLFSLSVAIGLTPEMLPMIVTGNLTKGAIELSKKKTIVKKLDSIHNFGAMNILCTDKTGTLTQDKVTVVKYLNFKGIDDDNVLYLAYLNSYFQTGLKNLMDRAILEFEEEHYSIKNEYKKIDELPFDFERRRMSVIVEDSDENRTMITKGAIEEMLYISNFVEIDGQVFEIKDEIEEKIKNLVSNLNEDGMRVIGIGKKTLPKDRDLNFSNKDEESLTFVGMLGFLDPPKEGVGDTLKSLYQYGVDVKILTGDNELVTQKICKDIGIEVTGAIDGSYMEAIDDLELKKLLKDTTIFCKLSPLDKARVVRLLKEMGNTVGYMGDGINDAPALRQCDVGISVENGMDIAKESAQIILLEKELSVLLEGVIIGRKIFTNMIKYLKMTASSNFGNVFSVVLASAFLPFLPMLPIQILFQNLLYDISQISIPWDNVDTEDILKPKNWSAESVGKFMVYIGPLSSIFDIITFLIMFYIFKANSPATQALFHTGWFIESILSQTLIIHLIRTRKIPFIESNANIKVILLTSAIMIFALFVPYSKINGTLGFVPMPISYFIWVVLILTGYFFTIIFAKKYFIKKFNSWL